In Plasmodium vivax chromosome 14, whole genome shotgun sequence, the genomic window CATCGTTATAGACGGCCTGGTGTACGACGTCACTGCGTTTTTGGAGCACCCCGGGGGGTTCGAGGTCCTCAAGGAGCAAGATGGTAGGGGAGGGTCCGCCGCCGCCGCGCGCCTGCACACACCAAACGATAAGCATTACGTGTGGGGGATCTCCAAACGTAACTTGCCGCACGTTGCTGCACGTGGTCCCTAACGTTTTATGAGCGACACGTCCCGCTGCATGATCACCGCGTGTGCTCACCGCTccccctcaccgcttctcctcacCAGGAAAGGACGCAACGGAGGCCTTCCACCAAGTAGGCCACTCCGCCAACGCGCAGAAGCTGATGAAGACGTTCCTCATCGGCATTCGAAAGAACTCGGCCCTCTACAGGAAAAAGGCAGGCACCAAGACGGTGGAGGGTAAGGCGGAGTTCGTGGACTACTCCGAGGAGGAGATAAAGGAGGAGACCGAAGCGGACGCAGGTGTGGATGCCAATGGGAAGGCTCCTAAGGAAGAGAAGGTTAGCACTGAGATGTGGTTCATGGGTGTGGAGAGCCTTCCAAGGAGTAACCCTCCTCGGAGTGACCCCCCGAGACACCCGTTCGTACGTCAAAATGTGCGTGTCAACAGATGCGCGTTGTTGCGAGTTCgggaggacaaaaaaaaaaattataaaacaaaaaaaaaaaaataaataaataaaaagtgcgAACGAGCATGCGTCATGCGTCATGCGGTGCGCCTGCTCGCCAagtggcacaaaaaaaggtgcaaacGGTTGGCAAGCGGGTGGTTAGCAAACGCCCGGAAGAGGCTCCAAGCTGCCCCCAGCTACTCAGCATGTACGCTACTACACTGCTACACTGCTACACTGCTGCACTACCCCCCTGCAG contains:
- a CDS encoding cytochrome b5, putative (encoded by transcript PVX_100560A); translated protein: MAIKKLKVIGDKDLQKLKGESKCCIVIDGLVYDVTAFLEHPGGFEVLKEQDGKDATEAFHQVGHSANAQKLMKTFLIGIRKNSALYRKKAGTKTVEGKAEFVDYSEEEIKEETEADAGVDANGKAPKEEKPPEEEKINYPLVASAILLFSIAYYFLFLQR